The Thioalkalivibrio thiocyanodenitrificans ARhD 1 genome window below encodes:
- a CDS encoding sulfite exporter TauE/SafE family protein produces the protein MYILDQILLFFIALGANLLSAVSGGGAGLVQLPALIFLGLPFGVALATHKVASVALGLGATLRHLKENTLERRFTGFILITGLPGVTIGASFILQVPERGAEVALGLLTMGLGLYSVLRPGLGQTYAPSHRTRHGYLVGGAGLFLIGILNGSLTSGTGLFATFWLVRWFGLDYKRAVAYTLVLVGVFWNGTGALVLGVLGEIRWSWLPALLAGSLIGGYLGAGLAIRHGNRWIKRIYEAVTLLVGLSLILR, from the coding sequence TTGTACATCCTGGACCAGATCCTGCTGTTCTTCATCGCCCTGGGCGCGAACCTGCTTTCGGCCGTGTCCGGAGGCGGCGCGGGTCTGGTGCAGCTGCCCGCGCTCATCTTCCTGGGCCTGCCCTTCGGCGTGGCGCTGGCCACCCACAAGGTGGCCAGCGTGGCCCTCGGTCTCGGCGCCACGCTGAGACACCTCAAGGAGAACACACTGGAACGCCGGTTCACAGGCTTTATCCTGATCACCGGCCTGCCAGGCGTAACGATCGGTGCCAGTTTCATCCTTCAGGTGCCCGAACGCGGCGCCGAAGTCGCCCTGGGTCTGCTCACCATGGGCCTCGGACTGTATTCCGTGCTCCGTCCCGGTCTGGGGCAGACCTACGCACCCAGCCACCGTACCCGCCACGGCTACCTGGTGGGCGGCGCGGGCCTGTTCCTTATCGGGATCCTGAACGGTTCGCTCACTTCCGGCACGGGTTTGTTCGCCACGTTCTGGCTGGTACGCTGGTTCGGCCTGGATTACAAGCGGGCGGTGGCCTATACGCTCGTGCTGGTGGGGGTCTTCTGGAACGGCACGGGCGCCCTGGTGCTGGGCGTGCTGGGCGAGATCCGCTGGAGCTGGCTGCCCGCCCTGCTGGCGGGCTCGCTGATCGGCGGGTATCTGGGCGCCGGTCTGGCCATCCGCCACGGCAACCGGTGGATCAAACGCATCTACGAGGCGGTCACGCTGCTGGTCGGGCTGAGCCTGATCCTGAGATGA
- a CDS encoding DUF4124 domain-containing protein, producing MRVAGKLVFFAGLGVLLVSVTLQAQMYRWTDPDGRVHYSDSPPPEAERRELRVLDERGLTVRELDRPRTREEIQEARREEALEAQRREEQEARERRDRILLQSFGSERELIAARDDRVTIVDGSLDITEEKIRRLEEQITRLQQRRERSGSPAGLDEDIAGLERQLRLQLRYRDERLEERQRIIDQFDADLERLRELKAAAR from the coding sequence ATGCGCGTAGCAGGCAAACTGGTGTTTTTTGCGGGCCTTGGGGTGCTGCTTGTTTCCGTGACGCTGCAGGCCCAGATGTACCGCTGGACCGACCCGGACGGCCGTGTGCATTACAGTGATTCGCCGCCGCCGGAGGCCGAGCGCAGGGAGCTCCGCGTTCTGGATGAACGCGGTCTGACGGTGCGTGAACTGGATCGGCCGAGGACCCGCGAGGAGATCCAGGAGGCCCGCCGCGAGGAGGCGCTGGAGGCACAGCGCCGGGAGGAACAGGAGGCCCGGGAACGCCGGGATCGCATCCTGCTCCAGAGTTTCGGATCGGAGCGCGAGCTGATCGCTGCCCGGGATGACCGGGTCACCATCGTGGATGGCAGTCTCGACATCACCGAAGAGAAGATTCGCAGACTGGAGGAACAGATCACGCGCCTGCAACAGCGAAGGGAGCGAAGCGGATCACCGGCCGGTCTGGACGAGGACATCGCCGGACTGGAACGCCAGCTGCGGCTGCAGCTCCGCTATCGCGACGAACGCCTGGAGGAACGCCAGCGCATCATCGATCAGTTCGATGCCGACCTGGAACGCCTGCGTGAACTGAAGGCGGCGGCGAGGTGA
- the argB gene encoding acetylglutamate kinase, producing the protein MNKESASQVARVLTEALPYIQRFSGKTVVIKYGGNAMVDDALKKGFARDIVLLKQVGLNPVVVHGGGPQIGKVLAQIGKESRFVDGLRVTDSETMDVVQMVLGGLVNKDIVSLINSFGGRAVGLTGKDGGLIHARRLAHTRPGETADAPEIIDLGHVGEVDGIDPAVVHMLDSGDFIPVIAPIGVGDDGTAYNINADLVAGKMASVLRAEKLILLTNTTGVMDPQGRLLTGLTARQVDELIADGTIHGGMIPKIGCALDAVKSGVKSAHIIDGRVEHAVLLELFTDEGVGTLIRS; encoded by the coding sequence ATGAACAAGGAATCCGCATCCCAGGTCGCACGCGTCCTCACCGAGGCGCTGCCGTACATCCAACGCTTCTCGGGCAAGACGGTGGTGATCAAGTACGGCGGCAATGCCATGGTGGACGACGCCCTCAAGAAGGGCTTTGCCCGGGACATCGTGCTGCTCAAGCAGGTGGGCCTCAACCCCGTGGTCGTGCATGGCGGCGGACCGCAGATCGGCAAGGTGCTGGCGCAGATCGGCAAGGAGTCACGCTTCGTGGACGGCCTGCGGGTCACCGACAGCGAGACCATGGACGTGGTGCAGATGGTGCTGGGCGGGCTGGTCAACAAGGACATCGTCAGCCTGATCAACAGTTTCGGCGGGCGCGCCGTGGGGCTCACGGGCAAGGACGGCGGCCTGATCCATGCGCGGCGCCTGGCGCACACGCGGCCCGGCGAGACTGCCGATGCGCCTGAAATCATCGATCTGGGTCACGTGGGCGAGGTGGATGGCATCGACCCGGCGGTGGTGCACATGCTGGATTCCGGGGACTTCATCCCGGTGATCGCCCCCATCGGCGTGGGCGACGACGGCACCGCATACAACATCAACGCCGACCTAGTGGCCGGCAAGATGGCGTCGGTGCTGCGCGCGGAAAAGCTCATCCTGCTCACCAATACCACCGGCGTCATGGACCCCCAGGGCAGGCTGCTCACCGGACTCACCGCGCGGCAGGTGGATGAACTCATTGCCGACGGCACCATCCACGGCGGCATGATCCCGAAGATCGGCTGCGCCCTGGACGCAGTGAAATCCGGCGTGAAGTCCGCCCACATCATCGACGGCCGGGTGGAGCATGCGGTGCTGCTGGAACTCTTTACGGACGAAGGCGTGGGGACGCTGATCCGGAGCTAA
- the dut gene encoding dUTP diphosphatase has product MKIELKILDPRVGRDIPLPTHATSGSAGMDLRACLDDPLTLAPGDTQLIPTGIAIHIDDPGLAAMILPRSGLGHKHGIVLGNLVGLIDSDYQGQLFVSCWNRGREPFVVQPGERIAQLVIVPVVQAEFQVVESFEESHRGEGGFGSSGIK; this is encoded by the coding sequence ATGAAGATCGAACTGAAGATTCTCGACCCGCGCGTCGGCCGGGACATTCCCCTGCCCACCCACGCCACCTCCGGCTCGGCGGGCATGGACCTGCGTGCCTGTCTGGACGACCCGCTCACCCTGGCGCCCGGCGACACGCAACTCATCCCCACGGGCATCGCCATCCACATCGACGATCCGGGCCTGGCCGCCATGATCCTGCCCCGCTCGGGCCTGGGCCACAAGCACGGCATCGTGCTGGGCAACCTGGTCGGGCTGATCGACTCCGATTACCAGGGCCAACTGTTCGTTTCCTGCTGGAACCGGGGGCGTGAACCCTTCGTCGTGCAGCCCGGGGAACGGATCGCGCAACTGGTGATCGTGCCCGTGGTGCAGGCCGAGTTCCAGGTGGTGGAATCCTTCGAGGAAAGCCACCGGGGGGAAGGGGGATTCGGGTCGTCCGGGATCAAGTGA
- the coaBC gene encoding bifunctional phosphopantothenoylcysteine decarboxylase/phosphopantothenate--cysteine ligase CoaBC, whose protein sequence is MSSLAQKRILLGVTGGIAAYKACELTRRLRDAGAEVRVVMTRAATEFVTPLTFQALSGQPVRGTLFDPEAEAGMDHIALARWADAILVAPATADFLARLAHGRADDLLTTLCLASEAPLCVAPAMNRAMWAHPATRANADTLCARGVHLLGPGEGSQACGETGEGRMLETPELLAGLEALFAGGSLAGLHVLVTAGPTREPLDPVRYLSNRSSGKMGYAVARAAREAGARVTLVTGPTALAPPEGIECIPVETAAEMHEVVLSRSAQVQVFIAAAAVADYRAAAVSTHKIKKSAGHLQLGLERNPDILAAVAALADRPFTVGFAAETRDLERNARTKLMKKGLDLIAANDVSGGRGFDADDNALALLWPGGGTKLPRQPKEQLARQLVRVISERLRADQGSKFKVQRGCNP, encoded by the coding sequence ATGTCCAGTCTCGCCCAAAAACGCATCCTGCTGGGAGTCACCGGCGGCATCGCGGCCTACAAGGCCTGCGAGCTGACGCGCCGCCTGCGCGATGCGGGGGCCGAGGTGCGCGTGGTGATGACCCGGGCCGCCACCGAGTTCGTCACCCCGCTCACCTTCCAGGCCCTGTCCGGCCAGCCGGTGCGCGGCACACTGTTCGACCCGGAGGCCGAAGCGGGCATGGACCACATCGCCCTGGCGCGCTGGGCCGACGCGATCCTGGTGGCGCCCGCCACCGCGGATTTTCTGGCGCGCCTGGCCCACGGCCGGGCCGACGACCTGCTCACCACCCTTTGCCTGGCCAGCGAGGCGCCCCTGTGCGTGGCGCCGGCCATGAACCGCGCCATGTGGGCGCACCCCGCCACCCGTGCCAATGCCGACACCCTGTGCGCACGCGGCGTGCACCTGCTGGGGCCGGGTGAAGGCAGTCAGGCCTGCGGCGAGACCGGCGAGGGCCGCATGCTCGAAACACCCGAATTGTTGGCTGGTCTCGAAGCGCTGTTCGCCGGCGGTTCGCTGGCGGGCCTGCACGTGCTCGTGACCGCCGGTCCCACCCGGGAACCCCTGGACCCGGTGCGTTACCTCAGCAACCGGAGCTCGGGAAAGATGGGCTACGCCGTGGCCCGGGCCGCCCGGGAGGCGGGGGCGCGGGTCACGCTCGTCACCGGGCCCACGGCACTGGCCCCGCCCGAGGGCATCGAGTGCATACCCGTGGAAACGGCTGCAGAGATGCACGAGGTCGTCTTGTCCCGGTCGGCCCAAGTCCAGGTCTTCATCGCCGCCGCCGCCGTGGCGGACTACCGGGCCGCCGCCGTATCCACCCACAAGATCAAGAAGAGCGCCGGGCACCTGCAACTGGGGCTCGAACGCAACCCCGACATCCTGGCCGCCGTGGCGGCGCTCGCGGATCGCCCGTTCACGGTGGGCTTCGCCGCCGAGACCCGGGACCTCGAGCGCAACGCCCGGACCAAGCTGATGAAAAAGGGCCTGGACCTGATCGCGGCCAACGACGTGTCCGGTGGCAGAGGCTTTGACGCGGACGACAACGCCCTGGCGCTCCTCTGGCCCGGGGGCGGCACCAAACTCCCCCGCCAGCCCAAGGAACAGCTGGCCCGGCAACTGGTGCGGGTGATTTCGGAACGCTTGAGGGCAGATCAAGGTTCAAAGTTCAAAGTTCAAAGGGGGTGTAATCCATGA
- a CDS encoding MFS transporter — protein MTNTYPPRFQQVRWTIFTLLILAYMLVFFHRMAPGVVASDLSAAFGISAAALGSLAAMYYYIYTAMQIPAGVLADTLGARYAVFLGNLVAGVGSIMFGLADTFAVASTGRFLVGLGVSVVFVGLMKSNTVWFSERHYGTISGATILLGNVGAIAATGPLALLLVYTDWRNVFVALGLLALALAFASWWKVRDRPEDMGFPSVREMEGLPAHPLRHQHWISDLRHVLTHRRLWPGFVYDFGVTGSLFGFVGLWAIPLLRDVHGLDRGDASGYTTVALVAFALGCLISGSFSDRLRRRRPVLTGGAVAYAGACGAFLILPWGPGPVAYLLFTVLGLSAGCFVVAYAQAKEVTAPALSGMAIALVNTGLFLGAALFQPLFGWMLDLGWDGTMVAGVPVYGAADYRNGLLLLFGFALLAVFASLGFTETRCRNIA, from the coding sequence ATGACCAACACCTACCCGCCCCGTTTCCAGCAGGTGCGCTGGACCATCTTCACCCTGCTCATCCTGGCCTACATGCTGGTGTTCTTTCACCGCATGGCCCCGGGGGTGGTGGCCAGTGATCTGTCCGCCGCCTTCGGCATCAGTGCGGCCGCGCTGGGGTCGCTGGCGGCCATGTACTACTACATCTACACGGCCATGCAGATCCCCGCCGGTGTGCTGGCAGACACGCTGGGCGCCCGGTACGCGGTGTTCCTGGGGAACCTGGTGGCGGGTGTCGGCTCCATCATGTTCGGGCTCGCGGACACGTTTGCCGTGGCCAGCACGGGCCGGTTCCTGGTGGGGCTGGGCGTCTCGGTGGTGTTCGTGGGGCTGATGAAGAGCAACACCGTGTGGTTCAGCGAACGCCACTACGGCACCATCAGCGGCGCCACCATACTGCTGGGCAACGTGGGGGCCATTGCCGCCACGGGACCGCTGGCCCTGTTGCTGGTGTACACCGACTGGCGCAACGTGTTCGTGGCGCTGGGGTTGCTGGCACTCGCCCTGGCGTTCGCATCCTGGTGGAAGGTGCGTGACCGCCCCGAGGACATGGGCTTCCCGTCCGTGCGTGAGATGGAGGGATTGCCCGCCCACCCGCTTCGCCATCAGCACTGGATCTCGGACCTGCGCCATGTACTCACCCACAGGCGCCTGTGGCCGGGTTTTGTCTACGATTTCGGCGTCACCGGTTCCCTGTTCGGGTTCGTGGGCCTGTGGGCCATTCCGCTGCTCCGTGACGTGCACGGGCTGGACCGCGGGGACGCCTCCGGCTACACCACGGTCGCGCTGGTGGCCTTCGCCCTGGGGTGCCTCATCTCCGGGAGTTTCTCCGACCGCCTGAGACGGCGCCGGCCGGTGCTGACCGGCGGGGCCGTCGCCTATGCCGGCGCGTGCGGCGCGTTTCTGATCCTGCCTTGGGGCCCGGGCCCCGTGGCTTACCTGCTGTTCACGGTGCTCGGGTTGTCGGCAGGCTGCTTCGTGGTGGCCTATGCGCAGGCCAAGGAGGTCACCGCCCCGGCGCTCTCGGGCATGGCCATTGCGCTGGTCAACACGGGACTGTTTCTCGGCGCGGCACTCTTTCAGCCCCTGTTCGGGTGGATGCTGGACCTGGGCTGGGACGGCACCATGGTGGCCGGCGTGCCGGTCTACGGCGCCGCCGATTATCGCAACGGATTGCTGCTCCTGTTCGGTTTCGCCCTGCTCGCGGTGTTTGCGAGCCTCGGTTTCACGGAGACCCGCTGCCGGAATATCGCGTGA
- the radC gene encoding RadC family protein, with protein MPITDWPADERPREKLLKRGAAALSDAELLAIFLRTGVAGRTAVDLARDLLSRFGGLRPLLQADLDSFCAARGLGQAKYTQLQAVLEMGRRHLSETLARGEALGNPDDTRRYLSARLRDYPFEVFACLFLDNRHRVITFEELFRGTIDGASVHPREVVRRALVHNAAAVILAHNHPSGVAEPSRSDEAITRRLREALALVDIRVLDHVVVGDELVSFAERGLL; from the coding sequence ATGCCCATCACCGACTGGCCCGCAGACGAACGTCCTCGGGAGAAACTCCTCAAGCGCGGCGCGGCCGCGCTTTCCGATGCCGAACTGCTGGCCATTTTCCTGCGCACCGGCGTGGCCGGCCGCACGGCCGTGGATCTCGCCCGGGATCTGCTCTCGCGATTCGGTGGCCTGCGCCCACTGCTGCAGGCGGATCTGGATTCGTTCTGCGCGGCGCGCGGGCTCGGGCAGGCCAAGTACACGCAGCTTCAGGCCGTGCTGGAGATGGGCCGGCGGCATCTGTCGGAGACACTGGCGCGCGGTGAAGCACTCGGCAACCCGGATGACACGCGCCGCTATCTGTCGGCGCGTTTGCGGGATTACCCCTTCGAGGTCTTCGCCTGCCTGTTCCTGGACAACCGGCACCGGGTGATCACCTTCGAGGAACTGTTCAGGGGCACCATCGACGGCGCCAGCGTGCATCCCCGCGAGGTGGTCCGCCGTGCGCTGGTCCACAATGCCGCCGCCGTGATCCTGGCGCACAATCATCCCTCGGGGGTGGCCGAGCCTTCGCGCTCCGATGAGGCCATCACCCGGCGCCTGCGCGAGGCGCTGGCGCTGGTGGACATCCGGGTGCTGGACCACGTGGTGGTGGGCGATGAACTGGTGTCCTTCGCGGAGCGGGGGCTCCTGTAG
- a CDS encoding DEAD/DEAH box helicase encodes MKSDIDSPAGFDTLGLTAPVLKAIADTGYEQATPIQAQGIPPLLAGRDLLGQAQTGTGKTAAFALPALSRLDPSDTRTQVLVLTPTRELAIQVAEAFQVYARHLSGFHVLPVYGGQPYGVQLKQLGRGAQVVVGTPGRVMDHMRRGTLKLDALRTLVLDEADEMLRMGFIDDVEWILEQTPPARQVALFSATMPEVIRRVAHKHLKDPEEVRIRSATTTATTIRQRYWRVSGLHKLDALTRLLETEPFDAMLIFVRTRTETIELSERLTARGHACEALNGDIPQNQRERTVERLRKGQLDILVATDVAARGLDVERISHVLNYDIPHDTESYVHRIGRTGRAGRMGEAILFVAPREQRMLKAIERATRQPIEPMHMPTAGDVNTQRVARFKARIADALEADDLEPFLELVTDYQQETGADALEIAAALARLAQGKEPLLLDERAAPPPPAPREAAGARRDERPRTRRGSEPGGLSEAPLPLKGHPEVVMERFVVDVGHTHGLKPGNLVGAIANEAGLDSQYIGHIDIGDEMSTVDLPSEMPRPLLRHLQGVWVCGRRLGLRPAGEPAPKAPRGRRDTGKPARRPPGKSPTGPGARRKTPRKSR; translated from the coding sequence TTGAAGAGCGACATCGACTCCCCGGCCGGCTTCGACACCCTCGGCCTGACAGCGCCTGTTCTCAAGGCCATTGCCGACACCGGTTACGAGCAGGCGACCCCCATCCAGGCCCAGGGTATCCCGCCCTTGCTGGCGGGCCGCGACCTGCTGGGACAGGCCCAGACCGGTACCGGAAAGACGGCGGCCTTCGCCCTGCCGGCACTCTCGCGCCTGGACCCGTCCGACACCCGGACCCAGGTGCTGGTGCTCACGCCCACCCGCGAGTTGGCCATCCAGGTGGCGGAGGCCTTCCAGGTCTATGCCCGCCACCTGTCCGGATTCCACGTGCTGCCTGTCTACGGCGGCCAGCCTTACGGCGTGCAGCTCAAGCAGCTGGGCCGGGGCGCCCAGGTGGTCGTCGGCACGCCTGGGCGGGTGATGGATCACATGCGCCGCGGCACGCTGAAACTGGATGCGCTGCGTACGCTGGTGCTGGACGAGGCCGACGAGATGCTGCGCATGGGCTTCATCGACGACGTGGAGTGGATCCTGGAACAGACTCCGCCTGCACGGCAGGTGGCGCTGTTCTCGGCCACCATGCCCGAGGTGATCCGCCGGGTGGCGCACAAGCACCTCAAGGACCCCGAAGAGGTGCGCATCCGCTCGGCCACCACCACCGCCACCACCATCCGCCAGCGCTACTGGCGCGTGAGCGGGCTGCATAAGCTCGATGCGCTCACCAGGCTGCTGGAGACCGAGCCCTTCGACGCCATGCTCATCTTCGTGCGCACCCGGACGGAGACCATCGAGCTTTCGGAACGCCTCACCGCGCGCGGCCATGCCTGCGAGGCGCTGAACGGCGACATCCCCCAGAACCAGCGGGAACGCACCGTGGAGCGGCTGAGAAAGGGGCAACTGGACATCCTGGTGGCCACCGATGTGGCCGCCCGGGGGTTGGACGTGGAGCGCATCAGTCATGTGCTCAACTACGACATCCCCCATGACACCGAATCCTACGTGCACCGCATCGGCCGCACCGGCCGTGCCGGGCGCATGGGCGAGGCGATCCTGTTCGTGGCGCCCCGCGAGCAGCGCATGCTCAAGGCCATCGAACGGGCCACGCGCCAGCCCATCGAACCCATGCACATGCCCACCGCGGGTGACGTGAATACCCAGCGCGTCGCACGCTTCAAGGCGCGCATTGCCGACGCCCTGGAAGCCGATGATCTGGAGCCGTTCCTCGAACTGGTCACCGACTACCAGCAGGAGACCGGCGCGGACGCGCTGGAGATCGCCGCCGCCCTGGCAAGGCTGGCGCAGGGCAAGGAACCCCTGCTGCTGGATGAACGGGCCGCCCCTCCGCCGCCCGCCCCGCGCGAGGCAGCGGGCGCCAGGCGTGATGAACGGCCACGGACGCGCAGGGGCAGTGAACCCGGCGGCCTGTCGGAGGCGCCGTTGCCGCTCAAGGGGCATCCGGAGGTCGTGATGGAACGCTTCGTGGTGGACGTGGGCCATACCCACGGCCTCAAGCCCGGCAACCTGGTGGGCGCCATCGCCAACGAGGCGGGCCTCGACAGCCAGTACATCGGGCATATCGATATTGGCGACGAGATGTCCACCGTGGATCTGCCCTCGGAGATGCCGCGGCCGCTGCTCAGGCATTTGCAGGGGGTGTGGGTGTGTGGCCGCCGGTTGGGTCTGCGGCCGGCGGGCGAGCCGGCACCGAAGGCGCCCAGGGGCAGGCGCGACACGGGTAAACCCGCCCGCCGGCCGCCCGGCAAATCCCCGACCGGGCCGGGCGCCCGCCGCAAGACCCCGCGCAAGTCACGCTGA
- a CDS encoding DoxX family protein, translating into MTDVMGEDLGKLVLRVTLGVLILMHGIHKLIHGVSGIEAMLAGAGLPAFLAYAVYVGEVVAPILLIMGWYARIGAVLVAVNMVVAIALVHPAELLDLTRHGGWALELQGMFLFSAVALAFMGPGRISINNR; encoded by the coding sequence ATGACTGACGTCATGGGTGAAGACCTGGGAAAACTGGTTCTGCGCGTCACGCTGGGGGTGCTGATCCTCATGCACGGGATCCACAAGCTGATCCATGGCGTGTCGGGGATCGAGGCGATGCTCGCGGGGGCGGGGCTCCCTGCGTTTCTCGCCTACGCGGTCTACGTGGGGGAGGTGGTCGCCCCGATCCTGCTGATCATGGGCTGGTACGCGCGTATCGGCGCGGTGCTGGTAGCCGTCAACATGGTGGTGGCCATCGCCCTGGTCCATCCCGCCGAACTCCTCGACCTGACCCGCCATGGGGGTTGGGCGCTGGAGCTTCAGGGCATGTTCCTGTTCAGCGCGGTGGCCCTGGCGTTCATGGGCCCCGGGCGAATCAGCATCAACAACCGGTGA
- a CDS encoding carbohydrate kinase family protein: MFGEVLFDCFPDRRVLGGAPFNVAWNLAGFGAGPLFVGAVGEDEPGGDVQRLMARWGMDAGGLQTDPDHPTGTVRVSLDSGEPAYEIVADQAYDHVNTDQALRAVAGRENSILYHGSLAVREARARHALSTLKGSMTGGVFMDVNLRDPWWDTDTVHALMAGATWVKLNDDELAALSADPDAGQEARVRGLLARFGLDAVILTRGSEGALVAGADGTWISRPAPPVEGLVDTVGAGDAFSAVTLMGLIRGWHWETILERAARFAARVCTLRGATTEDRAFYMLEG; encoded by the coding sequence GTGTTCGGCGAAGTGCTGTTCGACTGTTTTCCGGACCGCCGGGTGCTGGGAGGTGCGCCGTTCAACGTGGCCTGGAACCTGGCGGGCTTCGGAGCCGGGCCGCTGTTCGTCGGGGCGGTGGGCGAGGATGAACCGGGGGGGGACGTGCAGCGCCTCATGGCCCGCTGGGGCATGGATGCGGGCGGTCTGCAAACGGATCCCGATCACCCCACAGGAACGGTGCGGGTCAGTCTGGACAGCGGCGAACCCGCTTACGAGATCGTCGCGGATCAGGCCTATGACCATGTGAACACGGACCAGGCGCTCCGGGCGGTGGCCGGGCGCGAGAACTCCATCCTCTATCACGGAAGCCTGGCGGTTCGCGAGGCCCGTGCCCGGCATGCCTTGTCCACCCTCAAGGGGAGCATGACCGGCGGGGTTTTCATGGACGTGAATCTGCGTGACCCGTGGTGGGACACGGATACCGTGCACGCGCTCATGGCCGGGGCAACATGGGTCAAGCTCAATGACGATGAACTGGCCGCATTGTCCGCGGACCCGGATGCCGGTCAGGAAGCGCGGGTTCGCGGGCTGCTGGCGCGTTTCGGACTCGACGCCGTGATCCTGACCCGGGGCTCCGAGGGCGCACTGGTGGCGGGTGCCGATGGCACCTGGATCTCCCGGCCCGCCCCGCCGGTGGAAGGGCTCGTGGACACGGTCGGTGCCGGCGACGCATTCAGCGCCGTCACCCTCATGGGCCTCATCCGCGGCTGGCATTGGGAGACGATCCTGGAACGCGCGGCCCGCTTCGCGGCACGGGTGTGCACGCTGCGCGGGGCGACGACGGAAGACAGGGCGTTTTATATGCTGGAAGGGTAA
- a CDS encoding endonuclease/exonuclease/phosphatase family protein, whose product MSNPSPVKPEPSPTLGPLITDAEAGALDTGPSTPPVSGRRIRILSYNVQVGISSKRFHHYFTNSWKHFLPYQGRLGNLDSVARFISGFDLVGLQELDAGSLRSQFINLAQYLAERSDHPYWYSQTNRNLGKIAQHSLGLLSRFHPHTVVEHKLPGVIPGRGALEAHFGAEHGTGSLVIMLVHLSLGQRARQMQMEYIAEVLRDHEHVVVMGDMNCSCHTDEVRRLVRKTRLQEPLATQKTYPSWRPIHAFDHILVTPGLGVSQVDVYNVNYSDHLPVGVEVVVPEDVKLPQWVSSQ is encoded by the coding sequence ATGAGCAACCCATCCCCCGTGAAGCCTGAACCTTCTCCGACCCTCGGCCCCCTGATCACCGATGCAGAGGCCGGGGCGCTTGACACAGGCCCCAGCACGCCGCCGGTATCCGGCCGGCGAATCCGCATTCTCAGCTACAACGTCCAGGTCGGCATCAGCTCCAAGCGCTTCCACCATTACTTCACCAACAGCTGGAAGCACTTCCTCCCGTACCAGGGGCGTCTGGGCAACCTGGACAGCGTGGCGCGATTCATCTCCGGCTTTGACCTGGTCGGGCTCCAGGAACTGGACGCCGGAAGCCTGCGCAGCCAGTTCATCAATCTGGCGCAGTATCTGGCCGAACGCAGCGACCACCCCTACTGGTACAGCCAGACCAACCGCAACCTGGGCAAGATCGCCCAGCACAGCCTGGGTCTGCTGTCGCGCTTTCACCCCCACACGGTGGTGGAGCACAAGCTGCCCGGGGTGATCCCCGGGCGCGGTGCGCTGGAGGCGCACTTCGGCGCGGAACACGGGACCGGCTCTCTGGTGATCATGCTGGTGCACCTGTCGCTGGGACAACGCGCCCGTCAGATGCAGATGGAGTACATCGCGGAGGTGCTGCGCGACCACGAGCACGTGGTGGTGATGGGGGACATGAACTGCTCGTGTCACACCGATGAAGTCCGCCGGCTGGTCCGCAAGACGCGCCTCCAGGAACCCCTGGCGACCCAGAAGACCTACCCCAGCTGGCGTCCGATCCATGCCTTCGACCACATCCTGGTGACACCCGGCCTGGGCGTAAGCCAGGTGGACGTGTACAACGTCAACTATTCGGATCATCTGCCCGTCGGCGTCGAGGTGGTCGTGCCGGAGGACGTCAAGCTGCCGCAGTGGGTGAGTAGTCAATAG
- a CDS encoding thiol:disulfide interchange protein DsbA/DsbL codes for MIHKLTVLITFLLLTGLAALPVASADEPVAGIDYQVIDPPVSTQADEGRVEVVELFWYGCPHCYNFEPHVHEWKARNQENVTFRYLPAVFNDLWAFHARVFYAAESLDLLDKLHTPFFHAIHAQGRRMADERSVLRFVEQQGVDPGEFRRALASDEVTEKVREAIQLTRDYRIEGVPAVAVDGRHLVSPGMSGSFDRMMRVMDHLVEKASGESGASR; via the coding sequence ATGATTCACAAACTGACCGTGCTGATCACCTTCCTGCTGCTGACCGGGCTGGCGGCCCTGCCCGTGGCGTCTGCCGACGAACCGGTCGCGGGCATCGACTACCAGGTCATCGACCCGCCCGTGTCCACGCAGGCCGACGAGGGCCGGGTAGAGGTGGTCGAACTGTTCTGGTACGGCTGCCCCCATTGCTACAACTTCGAACCGCATGTCCACGAATGGAAGGCCCGAAATCAGGAAAACGTGACCTTCCGCTATCTGCCGGCCGTGTTCAATGACCTCTGGGCCTTTCATGCCCGTGTGTTCTACGCCGCCGAATCACTGGATCTCCTGGACAAGCTGCATACACCGTTCTTCCACGCCATCCATGCCCAGGGCCGGCGCATGGCGGACGAGCGCTCCGTTCTGCGCTTCGTGGAACAGCAGGGCGTCGACCCCGGGGAATTCCGGCGTGCACTGGCCTCGGACGAGGTCACGGAAAAGGTGCGTGAGGCGATCCAGCTCACACGCGACTACCGGATCGAAGGTGTGCCGGCGGTGGCCGTTGATGGCCGTCACCTGGTGAGCCCCGGCATGAGCGGCAGCTTTGACAGGATGATGCGCGTGATGGACCACCTGGTGGAAAAGGCCTCCGGCGAGTCGGGCGCATCGCGCTGA